From the genome of Lotus japonicus ecotype B-129 chromosome 6, LjGifu_v1.2, one region includes:
- the LOC130723214 gene encoding probable LRR receptor-like serine/threonine-protein kinase At1g67720, with amino-acid sequence MGSFSLFLVVVLSLFTSYAVCQFEEFISIDCGGTSNYTDPSTGLAWISDSGFMENGKSVEVENPNGNKVQYQKRRDFPIDSRKHCYTLNTEERRRYLVRATFQYGSLENGDTYPQFQLYLDATKWATVSIYEASRIYVKEMIFRAPSDSIDVCLCCATTGSPFMSTLELRPLNLSMYATDFEDNFFLKVAARINFGAPSEDAVRYPDDPYDRIWDSDLIRRQNYLVGVATGTERINTTNNIQVGTREYPPVKVMQTAVVGTEGVLSYRLNLEDFPGDARAYAYFAEIENLGKNETRKFKLEQPFIADYSNAVVNIAENANGSYTLYEPSYMNVSLQFVLSFSFRRTRDSSRGPLLNALEISKYVQIAPKTDRQDSNVVNAIGSLSSDIVLERKGDPCVPTPWEWVNCSTNTPPRITKINLSRRNVKGEIPNELKNMEALTELWLDGNLLTGQLPDMSNLINLKIVHLENNKLTGPLPSYLGSLPSLQALFIQNNSFNGEIPAGLLSAKIIFNYDNNPGLHRGNKKHFKLMLAISIGVLVILLILFLASLVLLCNLRRKTSQQKRDENGISGSKPLTGSSFLRGGSLMDEGTAYYIALSELKEATNDFSKKIGKGSFGSVYYGKMRDGKEIAVKTMTDPSSHGNQQFVNEVALLSRIHHRNLVPLIGYCEEEYQHILVYEYMHNGTLRDHIHDCSTEMKLDWLARLRIAEDAAKGLEYLHTGCNPSIIHRDVKTSNILLDINMRAKVSDFGLSRLAEEDLTHISSVARGTVGYLDPEYYANQQLTEKSDVYSFGVVLLELISGRKPVSIEDYGPEMNIVHWARSLIRKGDVISIMDPSLVSHVKTESIWRVAEIAMQCVEQHGASRPRMQEVILAIQDASKIEKGTENQLKLSSSGSSKPQSSRKTLLTSFLEIESPDLSNSCLPSAR; translated from the exons ATGggttcattttctctctttcttgtGGTTGTACTTTCTTTGTTCACTTCCTATGCTGTTTGCCAATTTGAAG AGTTTATCAGCATTGATTGTGGAGGAACTAGTAACTACACTGATCCAAGCACAGGGCTTGCATGGATTTCAGACTCTGGTTTCATGGAAAATGGAAAATCTGTGGAAGTTGAAAACCCTAATGGGAACAAGGTTCAGTATCAGAAACGCAGAGACTTTCCTATAGACAGCAGGAAACACTGTTACACGCTGAACACTGAGGAGAGAAGAAGGTACCTTGTGAGAGCAACATTTCAGTATGGAAGCTTGGAAAATGGAGACACATACCCGCAGTTTCAGCTCTACTTGGATGCAACCAAATGGGCTACTGTGTCAATATATGAAGCCTCAAGAATTTATGTGAAGGAAATGATCTTCAGGGCACCCTCTGATTCTATTGATGTTTGCTTATGCTGTGCTACAACTGGTTCTCCCTTCATGTCTACCCTTGAGCTTCGACCGTTGAATCTTTCTATGTATGCCACGGATTTTGAGGACAATTTCTTCTTGAAAGTAGCTGCTAGGATTAACTTTGGTGCTCCAAGCGAGGATGCAGTCAG GTATCCAGATGACCCATATGATAGAATTTGGGATTCTGATCTTATTAGAAGACAAAATTATCTTGTTGGGGTGGCTACAGGCACAGAAAGAATTAACACAACCAATAACATACAAGTAGGGACAAGAGAATACCCACCTGTTAAAGTGATGCAAACCGCGGTTGTTGGCACAGAAGGAGTACTTAGTTATAGACTAAACCTTGAAGACTTCCCTGGCGATGCTAGAGCTTATGCATATTTTGCGGAAATTGAAAATCTGGGTAAGAATGAGACTAGAAAATTCAAATTGGAGCAACCTTTTATAGCTGACTATAGCAATGCAGTAGTGAATATTGCTGAGAATGCCAATGGGAGCTACACTCTTTATGAGCCAAGTTACATGAATGTGAGTCTGCAATTTGTTCTCTCATTCTCCTTTCGTAGGACCCGGGATTCTTCTCGAGGACCTCTTCTAAATGCATTGGAAATTAGCAAATACGTACAAATCGCTCCAAAGACCGACAGGCAAGATT CAAATGTTGTTAATGCAATTGGCTCCTTGTCTTCTGACATTGTCCTGGAGAGAAAAGGGGATCCATGTGTTCCAACTCCCTGGGAGTGGGTAAACTGTAGTACCAATACACCTCCAAGAATTACCAAGAT AAACCTATCAAGAAGGAATGTGAAGGGTGAAATCCCGAATGAGCTCAAAAACATGGAAGCATTGACAGAATT GTGGTTAGATGGCAACTTGCTTACAGGACAACTACCTGACATGAGCAATCTTATCAATCTAAAGATTGT GCATCTAGAGAACAATAAATTGACTGGTCCACTACCATCTTACTTGGGTAGTTTGCCGAGTTTACAAGCACT GTTCATACAGAATAACTCATTTAATGGGGAAATTCCAGCAGGATTATTATCTGCAAAAATCATTTTCAA CTATGATAATAATCCTGGACTACATAGAGGGAACAAAAAGCATTTTAAGTTGATGCTAGCAATTTCTATTGGAGTGCTAGTGATTCtattaatactattcttagcaAGTTTAGTGCTCTTGTGTAATCTGCGGAGAAAGACATCTCAACAGAAACGTGATGAAAATG GGATTTCAGGATCTAAACCTTTAACTGGATCTTCATTTCTGCGAGGTGGGAGTTTAATGGATGAAGGTACTGCATACTATATTGCGCTCTCAGAATTGAAAGAAGCTACTAATGATTTTTCGAAGAAGATTGgcaaaggaagctttggatctGTTTATTATGGGAAAATGAGAGATGGAAAAGAGATAGCAGTTAAGACTATGACTGATCCGTCCAGCCATGGGAACCAGCAATTTGTGAATGAG GTAGCCCTCCTATCAAGAATTCATCACCGAAACTTGGTTCCTCTGATTGGATATTGTGAAGAAGAATATCAGCATATTCTGGTTTATGAGTATATGCACAATGGCACTTTACGGGACCACATTCATG ATTGTTCGACTGAGATGAAATTAGACTGGTTAGCTCGGCTTCGAATTGCAGAAGATGCAGCTAAAG GCCTTGAATACTTGCACACAGGATGCAATCCTAGTATCATTCACCGAGATGTAAAGACGAGCAATATTCTCCTGGACATCAATATGAGAGCAAAGGTGTCAGATTTTGGACTCTCAAGACTAGCTGAAGAAGATTTAACTCATATATCAAGTGTTGCGAGGGGAACTGTAGGCTACCTGGATCCTGA GTACTATGCAAATCAGCAATTGACTGAAAAGAGTGATGTGTACAGTTTTGGAGTTGTTCTTCTGGAACTGATATCTGGAAGAAAGCCTGTATCCATTGAAGATTATGGTCCTGAAATGAATATTGTTCACTGG GCAAGATCTTTAATTCGTAAAGGAGATGTGATAAGCATCATGGATCCTTCCCTAGTTTCCCATGTAAAAACAGAGTCAATTTGGAGGGTTGCTGAAATTGCCATGCAATGTGTAGAACAACATGGTGCCTCCAGGCCAAGGATGCAAGAAGTCATTTTGGCTATACAGGATGCTTCTAAGATTGAAAAAGGGACAGAAAATCAGCTCAAATTATCATCTTCAGGCAgttcaaaaccccaatcttcaaGGAAAACTTTACTTACAAGCTTTCTTGAGATTGAGAGCCCTGACTTGTCAAATAGTTGCCTCCCATCAGCTAgataa
- the LOC130725089 gene encoding uncharacterized protein LOC130725089: MATSPTREHKTEYGWELEARQQSAWAHGYRDIIAEMDCKEVLRELHNTASHGFCPMLGEIASLLRQQWKVNLQWVPRECNMAADCLAHMGGIASSIDLHILERPPVEVEHFILRDSFSYM, encoded by the exons ATGGCAACCTCCCCCACAAGGGAGCATAAAACTGAATACGGATGGGAGTTGGAAGCGAGGCAGCAATCAG CTTGGGCACATGGATACAGAGATATAATAGCAGAAATGGATTGTAAGGAGGTTCTGAGAGAGCTACACAACACAGCTAGCCATGGTTTCTGTCCAATGTTAGGAGAGATAGCCTCATTACTACGTCAACAATGGAAGGTGAACTTACAATGGGTTCCCAGGGAATGTAATATGGCAGCTGATTGTTTGGCTCATATGGGTGGGATAGCTAGTTCAATTGATTTACACATTCTTGAGAGACCCCCGGTGGAAGTTGAACATTTCATCTTGAGGGACTCGTTTTCTTACATGTAG